Proteins co-encoded in one Arachis hypogaea cultivar Tifrunner chromosome 13, arahy.Tifrunner.gnm2.J5K5, whole genome shotgun sequence genomic window:
- the LOC112736926 gene encoding B-box zinc finger protein 20 isoform X1, with protein MKIQCDVCHKVEASFFCPSDEAALCHGCDRTIHCANKVATKHTRFSLHHPNSKDAPLCDICQERRAYIFCQEDRAILCSECDVSIHGANEYTKKHNRFLLTGVKLGAASSSSSSEPTSMSSSRATTSSEAANNQNNNNYYMGSDTGSVSTSSISEYLIETIPGYCMEDLLDASFPPNGFCKEYEQQSLFQDRNNVHHYVSMCSFPLEAWSPSSTPT; from the exons ATGAAGATCCAGTGTGATGTGTGTCACAAAGTGGAGGCCTCTTTCTTCTGTCCCTCTGATGAAGCAGCTCTATGCCATGGCTGTGATCGCACAATACACTGTGCCAACAAGGTTGCAACCAAACACACGCGCTTCTCTCTGCACCACCCTAACTCCAAAGACGCCCCTCTTTGTGATATCTGCCAA GAGAGACGTGCATATATATTTTGCCAAGAAGATAGAGCGATACTATGCAGTGAATGTGACGTTTCTATCCATGGAGCCAATGAATACACTAAGAAGCATAACAGGTTTCTTCTGACAGGTGTAAAGCTtggtgctgcttcttcttcttcttcatcagagCCAACATCAATGTCCTCGAGTAGAGCCACAACAAGCTCTGAAGCAGCAAATAAccagaataataataattattatatgggTAGTGACACGGGTTCAGTTTCAACAAGCAGCATTTCTGAGTATTTGATTGAGACCATACCCGGTTACTGCATGGAAGACCTTCTCGATGCTTCATTTCCGCCAAATGGTTTCTGTAAG GAGTATGAGCAGCAATCATTGTTTCAGGACCGAAATAATGTTCATCACTATGTCAGCATGTGTTCGTTTCCATTGGAAGCATGGTCTCCATCATCAACCCCAACTTAG
- the LOC112736926 gene encoding B-box zinc finger protein 20 isoform X2, whose product MKIQCDVCHKVEASFFCPSDEAALCHGCDRTIHCANKVATKHTRFSLHHPNSKDAPLCDICQERRAYIFCQEDRAILCSECDVSIHGANEYTKKHNRFLLTGVKLGAASSSSSSEPTSMSSSRATTSSEAANNQNNNNYYMGSDTGSVSTSSISEYLIETIPGYCMEDLLDASFPPNGF is encoded by the exons ATGAAGATCCAGTGTGATGTGTGTCACAAAGTGGAGGCCTCTTTCTTCTGTCCCTCTGATGAAGCAGCTCTATGCCATGGCTGTGATCGCACAATACACTGTGCCAACAAGGTTGCAACCAAACACACGCGCTTCTCTCTGCACCACCCTAACTCCAAAGACGCCCCTCTTTGTGATATCTGCCAA GAGAGACGTGCATATATATTTTGCCAAGAAGATAGAGCGATACTATGCAGTGAATGTGACGTTTCTATCCATGGAGCCAATGAATACACTAAGAAGCATAACAGGTTTCTTCTGACAGGTGTAAAGCTtggtgctgcttcttcttcttcttcatcagagCCAACATCAATGTCCTCGAGTAGAGCCACAACAAGCTCTGAAGCAGCAAATAAccagaataataataattattatatgggTAGTGACACGGGTTCAGTTTCAACAAGCAGCATTTCTGAGTATTTGATTGAGACCATACCCGGTTACTGCATGGAAGACCTTCTCGATGCTTCATTTCCGCCAAATGGTTTCT GA